The Kluyveromyces lactis strain NRRL Y-1140 chromosome B complete sequence genome contains a region encoding:
- the YML6 gene encoding mitochondrial 54S ribosomal protein uL4m (similar to uniprot|P51998 Saccharomyces cerevisiae YML025C YML6 Mitochondrial ribosomal protein of the large subunit) has translation MFSKRQGLNLCKNVRYVSNKPLPNASLPPKYTLATVRSFPSLEPLTFAPVPTSVFDAPLRRDLLWRAVVYENDSKRVGSSNPPGRSDVGYSRRKILPQKGSGMARAGDANSPIRHNGGRALARTAPNDYTTALPKKVYSLAFNNALSHQYRNGNVFVIGSGDGISETSQADLNELEILPIGEGSEDGDIVFEKFLKHYELQNKKLLFVINEPRPGLFSFTERFQDKVNIVQKEFVDVNDLLKAHRIFIELEALEYLAVTHVV, from the exons ATGTTTTCCAAGAGACAAGGTTTGAATTTGTGCAAAAAC GTCCGTTACGTTTCCAACAAACCCCTTCCTAATGCTAGTCTACCGCCAAAATATACCTTAGCAACGGTTCGTTCATTCCCATCATTAGAACCATTGACATTTGCACCAGTGCCAACCTCAGTATTTGATGCTCCATTGAGAAGAGACTTACTATGGCGTGCTGTTGTTTACGAAAATGACAGTAAACGTGTTGGGTCTTCTAACCCCCCAGGCAGAAGTGATGTTGGTTATTcgagaagaaagattttaCCACAAAAGGGATCTGGTATGGCCAGAGCTGGTGACGCTAATTCACCAATAAGGCATAACGGTGGTAGAGCTCTAGCAAGAACTGCACCAAATGATTATACCACAGCGCTCCCAAAGAAAGTGTACTCTTTAGCATTCAATAACGCACTAAGTCATCAATACAGAAACGGTAACGTCTTCGTCATCGGAAGTGGTGACGGAATCTCCGAAACAAGCCAGGCTGATCTAaatgaattggaaattcTTCCCATCGGGGAGGGCTCAGAAGATGGCGATATCGTGTTCGAAAAATTCCTAAAGCACTATGAGCTACAGAACAAGAAGCTATTATTCGTTATTAACGAACCAAGGCCAGgattattttcatttacAGAAAGATTCCAAGATAAAGTTAACATCGtccaaaaagaatttgttgatgtCAACGATCTACTTAAGGCTCACAGAATCTTTATTGAATTGGAAGCTTTAGAATACCTGGCTGTTACTCACGTTGTTTGA
- the RPS18A gene encoding 40S ribosomal protein uS13 (highly similar to uniprot|P35271 Saccharomyces cerevisiae YML026C RPS18B and to uniprot|P35271 Saccharomyces cerevisiae YDR450W RPS18A proteins component of the small (40S) ribosomal subunit) — translation MSLVVQEQGSFQHILRLLNTNVDGNINVVYALTTIRGVGRRYANLVCKKADVDLHKRAGELTQEELERIVQIMQNPTHYKIPAWFLNRQKDVNDGKDYHSLANNLESKLRDDLERLKKIRSHRGIRHFWGLRVRGQHTKTTGRRRA, via the exons ATGTCTCTAgttgttcaagaacaaggTTCCTTCCAACACATTTTGCG TTTGTTGAACACCAACGTTGATGGTAACATCAATGTTGTCTACGCTTTGACTACCATCAGAGGTGTCGGTCGTAGATACGCCAACTTGGTTTGTAAGAAGGCTGATGTTGATTTACACAAGAGAGCTGGTGAATTGACccaagaagaattggaaagaattgtCCAAATCATGCAAAACCCAACTCACTACAAGATCCCAGCTTGGTTCTTGAACAGACAAAAGGATGTCAATGATGGTAAGGACTACCACTCTTTGGCTAACAACTTGGAATCCAAGTTGAGAGATGACTTGGAAAGATTAAAGAAGATCAGATCTCACCGTGGTATCAGACACTTCTGGGGTTTGCGTGTCAGAGGTCAACATACCAAGACCACTggtagaagaagagcttAA
- the YHP1 gene encoding Yhp1p (weakly similar to uniprot|P34161 Saccharomyces cerevisiae YML027W YOX1 Homeodomain-containing transcriptional repressor binds to Mcm1p and to early cell cycle boxes (ECBs) in the promoters of cell cycle-regulated genes expressed in M/G1 phase expression is cell cycle-regulated potential Cdc28p substrate) encodes MSKPVLPSFSAIIDATSTTSSPLPRSASMGFRMDIQGNIRLPPLSGNDPQTPIVKNNLLSITPTTSMLRIGTASTSSVDVDHVTTSSSTLVPTPGMSSKSLLGVNARASRSSPTASGSNSTGRSLSVNLSIPDNGTLQHTPSKRPKVTKRSNSAGNNLVLTDPESLDDSDSKNSSAKKRTNKAKSFAFITHSQETFPSNEPSIDNAQLARRKRRRTSKNESDILKKEFEVNPAPSKERRSELSIICNMSEKAVQVWFQNRRQNFRKKFKVDSKQINSPLDDSNDIGLNDTAKIPDLRDQISSPTESISNADGMQTDDSLQQNHPLIEITTSNIATVSTTKRNSSNDNGSLVIMNDELKFQKKLKLDIPRYTISSPPEKITSPSEKGKVLTFRLKQDNELSRVYTSPNNRVNKLINGTNIKDFVTTPVKEVTDENVKMSENMNTAGKLNFSSNRGILKELNINTT; translated from the coding sequence ATGTCAAAACCTGTATTGCCATCATTCTCTGCCATTATCGATGCAACTTCTACCACTTCTTCTCCATTACCAAGATCAGCAAGCATGGGTTTCAGAATGGACATTCAGGGTAATATTAGATTACCTCCACTAAGTGGAAATGACCCTCAAACACCAATAGTCAAGAATAACTTGCTATCTATCACACCTACGACAAGTATGCTTAGAATTGGTACCGCATCAACCTCAAGTGTTGATGtagatcacgtgactaCATCATCATCGACACTAGTACCAACGCCGGGGATGAGCTCCAAATCTTTACTTGGAGTAAACGCAAGAGCATCAAGGTCATCTCCTACTGCTAGCGGGTCTAATAGTACGGGAAGAAGTCTTAGCGTTAATCTCAGTATACCCGACAATGGCACGCTACAACACACGCCGTCAAAGAGACCAAAGGTAACTAAAAGAAGCAACAGCGCTGGTAACAACCTTGTTCTGACGGATCCAGAATCGCTagatgattctgattcgAAAAACAGTAGTGCTAAGAAAAGAACCAACAAAGCTAAATCGTTTGCATTCATCACACACTCTCAGGAAACGTTTCCCTCTAATGAGCCTTCAATCGATAACGCACAACTGGctagaagaaagagaagaagaacttcgAAAAATGAATCAGACATCTTAAAAAAGGAATTCGAAGTGAACCCTGCTCCCTCAAAGGAGAGAAGATCGGAACTATCAATAATATGTAACATGAGCGAAAAGGCAGTCCAAGTTTGGTTCCAAAATAGAAGACAAAACTTCAGAAAGAAGTTCAAGGTGGAttcaaaacaaataaaCTCACCATTAGATGATTCAAACGACATTGGATTAAATGACACGGCTAAAATACCAGATTTGAGAGATCAAATTAGTAGCCCCACTGAGTCTATATCTAACGCAGATGGTATGCAGACAGACGATTCTCTTCAACAAAACCATCCCCTCATTGAAATCACAACCTCGAATATTGCTACCGTATCCACTACCAAACGCAACAGTTCCAATGATAACGGTTCATTAGTCATAATGaatgatgaattgaagttccaaaagaaattgaagctCGATATCCCAAGATACACTATATCCAGTCCACCTGAAAAAATTACTTCCCCCTCAGAAAAGGGTAAAGTACTCACTTTTAGGTTGAAGCAAGACAATGAACTCTCAAGGGTCTATACCAGCCCGAATAACAGAGTGAACAAGCTGATAAATGGTacaaatatcaaagattttgTTACTACACCCGTCAAGGAAGTAACAGACGAGAATGTCAAAATGAGTGAAAATATGAATACGGCTGGAAAGCTCAATTTCAGTTCCAACAGAGGCATattaaaagaattgaacaTCAATACGACATAA
- the PPN1 gene encoding endopolyphosphatase (similar to uniprot|Q04119 Saccharomyces cerevisiae YDR452W PPN1 Vacuolar endopolyphosphatase with a role in phosphate metabolism functions as a homodimer), with protein sequence MKELQLPEKRKSNTGLSWFPSPRILQVFLVLLGAIVAFLSFSATSSIISSSPKHHSCHDNVEEAAVKYHYSTISSDELPISNERLASLGLTPNQPVKITDIGGKEKSIKGRFLHITDMHPDLYYKENTSIDDTCHRGKPKNDGDRAARFGNAMKGCDGPPDLMYYTLDWIHKNLSDEIDFIIWTGDNVRHDNDRRIPRTEQQIFDMNRQVSELFLKTFKDHESDDPRDLKVKIIPSLGNNDVFPHNLFSPGPTLQTRELYDIWSQFIPPAQQNTFDRYASFFVEAIPGKLAVISLNTLYMFKGNPLVDNCSNKKQPGYKMLLWVGFTLQELRDRGMKVWLSGHVPPIPKNFDSSCSDKLALWLHEYSDIIIGGFYGHMNMDHFIPVDGEKAWDDIANSMAISEYSGFFEQDFLEDAIAAREIRAEGAKPVKKVNYMNGVRDAYYSRISEDVKKLSEKDPLYERYSIVHIGTSIIPTFNPGFRIWEYNITELQTEEEVLHSHQPWDSFFEHLDVEIQKIIEEAEEAEEVEAFEDDEQIDSEIPDVLISKKKKKKGKKGKKNKNSKNWWKTDKTFPKKKPKNLPPGPAYENQLFSPLRFVQYYADLKEIDKQYLKLLKEGKSEDEAASIAFKYQIEYASDDKPYPMKTTLVKDYIELASELSGNDKLWDTFLERAFCSSGYED encoded by the coding sequence atgaaagaattacaGTTGCCGGAAAAGAGGAAGTCTAACACAGGCCTGTCATGGTTTCCTTCTCCTAGAATATTGCAAGTATTTCTTGTACTTTTAGGGGCGATAGTTGCATTTTTAAGTTTTTCTGCGACATCTAgtattatttcttcatcgcCCAAGCATCATTCGTGCCATGATAATGTTGAAGAGGCTGCCGTCAAATACCATTATTCGACCATTTCTAGTGATGAATTGCCCATTTCCAACGAGAGACTGGCGTCCCTTGGATTGACCCCAAACCAACCTGTAAAAATTACCGATATTGGAGGTAAAGAGAAAAGCATTAAGGGAAGATTCCTTCATATTACAGATATGCATCCTGATCTGTATTACAAGGAAAACACATCAATTGACGATACTTGTCATAGGGGTAAACCAAAAAATGATGGAGATAGGGCTGCGAGGTTTGGTAATGCAATGAAAGGATGTGATGGCCCTCCGGATTTGATGTACTATACATTGGATTGGATTCACAAAAATTTGagtgatgaaattgattttatcATATGGACTGGTGATAATGTTAGACATGATAATGACCGTAGGATCCCGAGAACTGAACAACAAATTTTTGACATGAATAGACAGGTTAGTGAACTTTTCTTGAAGACTTTTAAAGATCATGAGTCTGACGATCCAAGGGATCTCAAAGTCAAAATTATACCGTCCTTAGGGAACAACGACGTTTTCCCACATAACTTGTTTTCTCCAGGTCCCACATTACAAACCAGAGAACTATACGATATTTGGAGCCAGTTCATACCACCAGCGCAACAAAATACATTCGATAGATATGCTTCCTTTTTTGTGGAAGCGATCCCTGGGAAACTAGCCGTTATATCGCTCAATACTTTGTATATGTTCAAGGGCAACCCATTGGTGGATAACTGTAGTAATAAAAAGCAACCTGGGTACAAAATGCTCCTTTGGGTAGGGTTCACTTTACAGGAATTGAGAGACAGAGGTATGAAGGTTTGGCTCAGTGGACATGTTCCAccaattccaaagaattTCGATTCATCATGCTCTGACAAGTTAGCGTTATGGTTACACGAATACAGTGACATAATTATTGGAGGTTTCTATGGGCATATGAACATGGACCATTTCATACCCGTTGATGGTGAAAAAGCTTGGGATGATATTGCAAATAGTATGGCTATTTCTGAATATTCGGGAttttttgaacaagattTCCTAGAAGATGCTATTGCAGCAAGAGAAATTAGGGCTGAAGGTGCCAAACCTGTCAAGAAGGTTAATTACATGAATGGTGTACGAGATGCTTATTATTCCAGGATTTCAGAAGATGTCAAGAAACTTTCTGAGAAAGATCCGCTGTATGAAAGGTATAGTATAGTGCACATCGGTACCTCTATTATTCCTACATTTAACCCTGGGTTCAGGATATGGGAGTATAATATCACTGAATTACAAACAGAGGAGGAAGTTCTCCATTCTCACCAACCTTGGGACTCCTTTTTTGAGCATTTGgatgttgaaattcaaaagataatTGAAGAAGCGGAAGAAGCGGAAGAAGTCGAAgcatttgaagatgatgaacaGATAGACTCTGAAATTCCTGATGTCctgatttcaaagaagaagaagaagaagggcAAGAAGGGcaagaaaaacaagaataGCAAGAATTGGTGGAAAACTGACAAAACTTTCCCCAAGAAGAAACCCAAGAACCTTCCTCCAGGCCCAGCCTACGAAAATCAACTGTTCTCGCCACTACGGtttgttcaatattatGCAGACTTGAAAGAAATCGACAAAcagtatttgaaattgcTCAAGGAAGGTAAAAGTGAAGACGAAGCAGCATCAATTGCtttcaaatatcaaatagAATATGCCTCTGACGACAAACCATACCCAATGAAAACTACATTAGTAAAGGACTACATTGAACTAGCGTCTGAATTAAGTGGAAACGATAAACTATGGGACACATTTTTAGAAAGAGCATTCTGTTCAAGTGGATACGAAGATTGA
- the TSA2 gene encoding thioredoxin peroxidase TSA2 (highly similar to uniprot|P34760 Saccharomyces cerevisiae YML028W TSA1 and to uniprot|Q04120 Saccharomyces cerevisiae YDR453C TSA2 Thioredoxin- peroxidase) has product MVAQVQKPAPEFKKTAVIDGVFDEVSLEKYKGKYVVLAFIPLAFTFVCPTEIIAFSEAAKKFEAIGAQVLFASTDSEYSLLAWTNVARKDGGLGPVDIPLIADTNHSLSRDYGVLIEEEGVALRGLFLIDPKGVVRHITINDLPVGRNVEEALRLVEGFQWTDKNGTVLPCNWTPGAATIKPEVDASKEYFSSVNKD; this is encoded by the coding sequence ATGGTTGCCCAAGTTCAAAAGCCAGCTCCAGAATTCAAGAAGACCGCTGTCATCGACGGTGTTTTCGACGAAGTTTCTTTAGAAAAATACAAGGGTAAGTACGTCGTTTTGGCCTTCATTCCATTGGCTTTCACTTTCGTTTGCCCAACTGAAATTATTGCCTTCTCTGAAGCTGCTAAGAAATTTGAAGCCATTGGTGCTCAAGTCTTGTTCGCTTCTACTGATTCCGAATACTCTTTGTTGGCTTGGACTAACGTTGCCAGAAAGGATGGTGGTTTGGGTCCAGTTGACATCCCATTGATCGCTGATACCAACCATTCCTTGTCTAGAGACTACGGTGTTttgattgaagaagaaggtgtTGCCTTGAGaggtttgttcttgattgATCCAAAGGGTGTTGTGAGACACATTACCATCAACGATTTGCCAGTCGGTAGAaacgttgaagaagctttGAGATTGGTCGAAGGTTTCCAATGGACTGACAAGAACGGTACTGTCTTGCCATGTAACTGGACTCCAGGTGCTGCTACTATCAAGCCAGAAGTTGATGCCTCCAAGGAATACTTCTCTTCCGTTAACAAGGATTAA
- the USA1 gene encoding Usa1p (some similarities with uniprot|Q03714 Saccharomyces cerevisiae YML029W USA1 Protein that interacts in the two-hybrid system with the U1 snRNP-specific protein Snp1p may have a role in pre-mRNA splicing), with translation MEYLASKAYHFSVWSSDPQLIHGTNITIRAHGKCSVLRLLQYVHHLSVQQGNGSFSMGVDEIQLCYKFGALSKETQCQQIEPNYPGVIRLRLEKKKNIDRSQENGVPIEYDPESFSRTSILVQCNTLSVEKIFKVKLDDVYMYSTVSHLAKMALESLNQYEQTRNLNICAIKEHTLEDVVALDIAGRSHAIHLSESTEDLTLSDLLGIDFAPAADAYCTLLCKVKHSQADDGVTIEFVSEAKFTMQKMVVNSDTTILDVKNFICSVYAHALRLQPHDIKLIYKGCILHELNGASNEPNRILKFITEPTGAKLHVHITHEYSEPGPGFWNELLFAPDRFEFMPRRGDSNGNNNNVNTSTSTSNTNTFTSAGNARQSVPNIAVTSGPNLAANSAFGSTLSNRSENDLNHNSNQLQQTTNSRSPTPTATPTRTSAVLTEPEVPILMTDGLPVTRSYETYERITVDDQDYIIPQSQLAAQYFELQIGDKTLRLSKDEITLGEKCMKLSGTARAAIENALGEKIQRNEVQYNVDEELLPDLPNPNAETGATNQPAGGILARMNIGWESPRVIFQWIISTVTGRSGFFLFLAFELFPILPLWLFNSIAGIVVARLIWSKLQLGKRVRRIVIGSYDEMPTEEIEQIRTLLKNEKFPIEFFERLARTSKVSTVLCTQLEQNQDLLELLLQEIKRNPVLEEQLSQNEQLATQHKYILKQFVLLTTTGVGNESRDKLKYLYYELFRDTFEKVDKLLTQELHSLPPWAAPIVKDMRKSNLKTNRKIMTNRLYFNLLLDVYRPWNFFTDNTLMRYVVPNPRTDNIILGILKNCLLFVLLFVPNCERQFEEIIEERLIEQSQEEEHVQLA, from the coding sequence ATGGAGTACCTAGCCTCAAAAGCTTACCATTTTAGCGTGTGGTCTAGCGATCCGCAGTTGATACATGGCACAAATATAACGATTAGGGCCCATGGGAAATGTTCAGTGTTGCGATTGTTGCAATACGTGCACCATCTCTCTGTTCAACAAGGGAACGGTTCTTTCTCAATGGGGGTTGATGAAATCCAGCTTTGCTATAAATTTGGGGCGCTATCGAAAGAGACACAGTGCCAACAAATTGAACCTAATTATCCTGGAGTTATTAGATTACGgttggagaagaagaagaatatcGACCGGTCACAAGAAAATGGCGTCCCAATAGAGTATGATCCTGAAAGTTTCTCCAGAACTTCGATACTTGTGCAATGTAATACGCTGTCTGTGGAAAAAATATTCAAGGTAAAATTGGATGACGTGTACATGTATTCAACGGTGTCGCACTTGGCGAAAATGGCTTTGGAAAGTTTGAACCAATACGAACAAACTaggaatttgaatatttgtGCCATAAAGGAACACACCTTAGAAGATGTTGTTGCGCTTGATATCGCTGGTAGGTCTCATGCAATCCATCTATCTGAATCTACAGAGGATTTGACTTTAAGTGATCTTTTGGGAATCGACTTCGCCCCAGCTGCCGATGCATATTGCACTCTTTTATGCAAAGTGAAACATAGTCAAGCGGATGATGGAGTGACCATCGAATTTGTCTCTGAAGCTAAATTCACTATGCAAAAGATGGTAGTAAATTCCGACACCACTATATTGGATGTAAAGAATTTCATTTGTTCTGTGTATGCCCATGCACTACGATTACAGCCTCACGATATTAAATTAATCTATAAAGGGTGTATCTTACATGAATTGAATGGCGCATCTAATGAACCGAATAGgattttgaaattcatTACTGAACCTACGGGAGCCAAGTTACATGTTCACATTACCCACGAATACTCGGAGCCGGGGCCAGGATTTTGGAATGAGTTATTGTTCGCTCCTGAcagatttgaattcatGCCAAGAAGAGGTGACTCAAATGGCAACAATAACAATGTCAATACAAGCACTTCCACCAGCAACACTAATACTTTCACATCAGCTGGTAATGCAAGACAGTCCGTTCCAAATATCGCAGTCACTAGCGGGCCTAACCTAGCTGCCAATTCCGCATTCGGTTCGACGTTATCTAATAGGTCTGAAAATGATTTGAACCAcaattcaaatcaattgcAACAAACAACAAATTCTAGGTCACCAACACCTACTGCCACACCAACAAGGACTTCAGCCGTTCTCACGGAGCCAGAAGTTCCCATTCTAATGACTGATGGATTGCCAGTGACAAGGTCGTATGAGACTTATGAACGCATAACTGTAGACGATCAAGACTACATTATACCACAGTCACAGTTGGCCGCCCAGTATTTCGAGCTACAAATTGGCGACAAGACCTTAAGGCTCTCTAAGGACGAAATCACCTTGGGAGAGAAATGTATGAAGTTGTCTGGAACTGCAAGAGCAGCGATAGAAAACGCTCTTGGCGAAAAGATTCAACGCAATGAAGTACAGTATAATGTAGACGAAGAACTACTTCCCGACTTGCCTAACCCCAATGCTGAAACTGGAGCTACAAATCAACCAGCTGGCGGCATACTAGCGCGGATGAACATTGGATGGGAATCACCACGGGTCATTTTCCAATGGATCATATCAACTGTCACTGGTCGCAGTGgctttttccttttccttgCATTTGAACTATTCCCAATATTACCACTTTGgcttttcaattccatcGCGGGAATAGTAGTGGCAAGACTGATATGGAGCAAGTTACAGTTGGGAAAGAGGGTCAGAAGGATTGTTATTGGTTCATACGATGAGATGCCAACAGAAGAGATAGAGCAAATCAGAacattattgaagaatgagAAATTCCCAATCGAATTTTTCGAAAGGCTTGCTCGTACAAGCAAGGTATCAACTGTATTATGCACGCAACTCGAGCAGAACCAAGATTTGCTAGAACTCCTTTTACAAGAGATCAAGCGCAATCCCGTGCTCGAAGAACAATTGAGTCAAAACGAACAATTGGCAACTCAACACAAATACATTTTGAAGCAATTTGTCTTACTGACAACCACAGGGGTCGGTAATGAATCTAGGGACAAGCTTAAATACTTGTACTATGAATTGTTCCGTGATACATTTGAGAAGGTGGACAAATTGTTAACGCAAGAATTGCACAGCCTTCCACCATGGGCAGCTCCCATAGTCAAAGATATGAGAAAGTCCAACTTGAAAACTAACAGGAAAATAATGACTAACAGACTGTACTTTAACCTATTATTGGACGTTTACAGACCCTGGAATTTCTTTACAGACAACACGCTTATGAGATACGTTGTGCCAAACCCAAGAACGGACAACATCATCCTTGGTATACTGAAGAACTGCCTATTGTTCGTTTTACTATTTGTACCAAACTGTGAGAGACAATTCGAAGAGATTATCGAGGAACGGTTGATCGAGCAATCCCAGGAAGAGGAACACGTTCAACTTGCCTAG
- the RCF1 gene encoding respiratory supercomplex assembly factor RCF1 (similar to uniprot|Q03713 Saccharomyces cerevisiae YML030W), translating to MSYLPSSFDSDADDLDEMPFLDKMIYHCKQQPLVPLGTLATTGAVLLAVLNVKNGNKRKAQIWFRWRVALQGFTLIALVAGSYIYGTNKNERESHEEQLRKKAKMREQLWIQELERRDEETKLRRQKAELARQKAKEMEQETSKLQQELKDLEERLKK from the coding sequence aTGTCGTACCTTCCATCAAGTTTCGACTCCGATGCAGATGATTTGGATGAGATGCCATTTCTGGATAAAATGATTTACCATTGTAAGCAACAGCCATTAGTTCCTCTTGGGACTCTAGCTACCACTGGTGCAGTTTTGTTGGCTGTGCTTAATGTGAAGAACGGTAACAAGCGGAAAGCTCAGATCTGGTTCCGTTGGCGTGTAGCCCTTCAAGGGTTTACACTTATCGCCCTTGTAGCAGGTTCTTATATCTACGGTACAAATAAAAACGAAAGAGAATCTCATGAGGAACAACTAAGGAAGAAGGCCAAGATGAGAGAGCAGTTATGGATCCAAGAGTTGGAGAGAAGAGATGAAGAGACTAAGTTGAGGAGACAAAAAGCTGAACTTGCCAGACAAAAAGCTaaagaaatggaacaagAGACCTCCAAACTGcaacaagaattgaaagacCTTGAGGaaagattaaagaaatAG
- the GUK1 gene encoding guanylate kinase (similar to uniprot|P15454 Saccharomyces cerevisiae YDR454C GUK1 Guanylate kinase, converts GMP to GDP; required for growth and mannose outer chain elongation of cell wall N-linked glycoproteins), translating into MSRPIVISGPSGTGKSTLLKKLFAEYPTSFGFSVSSTTRQPRNGEVNGKDYNFVTVDEFKSMIDNKKFIEWAQFSGNYYGTTIESVKEVTNSGKTCILDIDMQGVKSVKQTDLNARFLFVAPPSVEVLKERLTGRGTETPESLEKRLNAAIAELEYAETGAHDLTVVNDDLDAAYEKLKQFIFEEENKSGND; encoded by the coding sequence ATGAGTCGTCCTATAGTCATTTCTGGTCCAAGTGGTACCGGTAAGTCcactcttttgaagaagttgttCGCGGAGTACCCAACGAGTTTCGGGTTCTCTGTATCGTCTACTACTAGACAGCCAAGAAATGGTGAAGTGAACGGTAAGGACTACAATTTCGTTACAGTGGACGAGTTCAAATCGATGATAGATAACAAGAAGTTCATCGAATGGGCACAGTTCTCTGGTAACTACTACGGAACGACTATCGAGTCTGTGAAGGAGGTGACAAACAGCGGCAAGACGTGTATCTTGGACATTGACATGCAAGGTGTGAAATCTGTGAAACAGACCGATTTGAACGCTAGGTTCCTTTTCGTGGCTCCACCTTCTGTTGAAGTGCTGAAGGAAAGGTTGACTGGCAGAGGCACCGAGACGCCAGAATCTCTTGAGAAAAGACTAAATGCAGCCATTGCCGAATTGGAATATGCTGAGACTGGCGCACATGACTTGACCGTTGTCAACGACGATTTGGATGCCGCATAcgagaaattgaaacaattcaTCTTCGAGGAAGAGAACAAGAGTGGAAATGATTGA